From one Luteolibacter sp. SL250 genomic stretch:
- a CDS encoding PA14 domain-containing protein has translation MMRTRTTERKSRWCGAAWLASLLALAPAGISAQENSSLFGSSEKDAAGLIAIIYDLKQTQSMQPSKITAETYPGVVQDFLAKGWDEVVLNKFFRVTRPLYSTQIFIPGMDAGAAPKAYGVDKVMKASCWVIHYKGQVSPPEDGTYRFVAYADDAIAVAVNNKTVCIGARHDMRLEKVWQTNEKKGAKAFNGELIYGEWVTLKKDEPVDLDVLVGERPGGDFCAFLLYQKQGETYQTDKDGHPILPVFQLAPMEIPDKDRGKYPPFSRASETWQQYR, from the coding sequence ATGATGAGGACACGGACGACAGAACGGAAATCGCGATGGTGCGGGGCGGCATGGCTCGCATCCCTGCTGGCACTCGCCCCGGCGGGAATTTCCGCGCAGGAGAACTCCAGCCTCTTCGGCTCCAGCGAGAAAGACGCGGCCGGTCTGATCGCGATCATCTATGATCTCAAACAGACCCAGTCCATGCAGCCGTCGAAGATCACCGCGGAGACGTATCCCGGGGTCGTGCAGGACTTCCTGGCGAAAGGCTGGGATGAGGTGGTGCTGAACAAGTTTTTCCGGGTCACCCGGCCGCTCTACTCCACGCAGATCTTCATCCCCGGCATGGATGCCGGAGCCGCGCCGAAGGCGTACGGCGTGGACAAGGTGATGAAGGCGTCCTGCTGGGTCATCCACTACAAGGGGCAGGTGTCCCCGCCGGAGGACGGCACCTACCGCTTCGTCGCCTATGCGGATGACGCCATCGCCGTGGCGGTGAACAACAAGACCGTCTGCATCGGTGCGCGGCATGACATGCGTCTGGAGAAGGTCTGGCAGACGAATGAAAAGAAGGGCGCGAAAGCCTTCAACGGTGAACTCATCTACGGTGAATGGGTGACACTGAAGAAGGACGAACCGGTCGATCTGGACGTGCTGGTGGGCGAGCGCCCCGGCGGTGACTTCTGCGCCTTCCTGCTCTACCAGAAGCAGGGCGAAACTTACCAGACGGACAAGGACGGCCACCCGATCCTGCCTGTGTTCCAGCTCGCCCCCATGGAGATCCCGGACAAGGACCGCGGGAAGTACCCGCCGTTCTCCCGTGCTTCGGAAACCTGGCAACAATACCGCTGA
- a CDS encoding PA14 domain-containing protein — MMKRATAVFMALLCGGAAAAEQAGSVFGSAEKSAGAMIGIFYDLKQNQRRQPVKVNYLQTLGEFLDSGWDENVLSRFFRGTKPVYATDVFIPTMSAGAAPEAFDLKDVVQPMSWFVIYKAQVSPPEDGTYRFVGASDDVMAVGVNGRTVLVSHYMGTANTSKWRQQDPKENTKAWAGELRRGDWFEAKKDQPIDLDILIGEYPGNIFAAWLLIEKKGATYPMVDDRYGRQIALPVFQVKPRQITPKENDPPFTTDGVPWTCHQ; from the coding sequence ATGATGAAACGCGCCACCGCCGTGTTCATGGCCCTCCTCTGCGGCGGTGCCGCCGCCGCGGAACAGGCCGGTTCCGTCTTCGGTTCCGCGGAGAAATCCGCCGGGGCGATGATCGGCATCTTCTACGACCTCAAGCAGAACCAGCGCCGCCAGCCGGTGAAGGTGAACTACCTCCAGACCCTGGGCGAGTTCCTCGACAGCGGTTGGGATGAGAACGTGCTGAGCCGCTTCTTCCGCGGGACGAAGCCCGTCTATGCGACGGACGTCTTCATCCCCACCATGAGCGCCGGGGCCGCCCCGGAGGCGTTCGACCTGAAGGATGTCGTGCAGCCCATGAGCTGGTTCGTCATCTACAAGGCGCAGGTCTCCCCGCCGGAGGACGGCACGTACCGCTTCGTCGGTGCATCGGACGACGTGATGGCCGTCGGCGTGAATGGCCGGACCGTCCTCGTTTCCCACTACATGGGCACGGCCAACACCAGCAAATGGCGGCAGCAGGATCCCAAGGAAAACACGAAAGCCTGGGCCGGTGAACTTAGGCGCGGTGATTGGTTCGAGGCGAAGAAGGACCAGCCCATCGATCTGGACATCCTCATCGGCGAGTATCCGGGAAACATCTTCGCCGCCTGGCTGCTCATCGAGAAAAAGGGAGCCACCTACCCCATGGTGGATGACCGCTACGGCAGGCAGATCGCCCTGCCGGTGTTCCAGGTGAAGCCACGGCAGATCACCCCAAAGGAAAACGATCCTCCGTTCACCACGGACGGCGTCCCATGGACCTGCCACCAGTGA
- a CDS encoding histidine phosphatase family protein, with amino-acid sequence MELIILRHGKAEDHHPSGDAGRELLEKGRIQSRDAGHLLKSSGMLPELVLCSPLARARQTADEFCAAAGLPAPTVVPWLAAGMHPDTALNELTAYREFGRVAVIGHEPDLSELIQWLLGARGNAIEMKKGSLACVRVHPPSKHGTLIFLAPPAIVGNL; translated from the coding sequence ATGGAACTCATCATACTGCGCCACGGGAAAGCGGAGGACCACCATCCATCCGGTGACGCAGGACGGGAACTGCTGGAGAAAGGCCGGATCCAGTCACGGGATGCCGGCCACCTCCTGAAATCCTCCGGCATGTTGCCGGAACTGGTGTTGTGCAGCCCGCTGGCGCGTGCCCGCCAGACCGCGGACGAGTTCTGCGCCGCCGCCGGACTGCCCGCACCCACGGTCGTCCCATGGCTGGCGGCGGGCATGCACCCGGACACCGCGCTCAACGAACTGACGGCCTACCGTGAATTCGGGCGAGTGGCCGTCATCGGCCATGAACCCGACCTCTCCGAACTGATCCAGTGGCTGCTGGGCGCCCGCGGCAACGCCATCGAGATGAAGAAAGGCTCGCTCGCCTGTGTCAGGGTCCATCCGCCTTCCAAGCACGGCACGCTCATTTTCCTGGCCCCTCCAGCCATCGTCGGGAATCTCTGA
- the fabG gene encoding 3-oxoacyl-[acyl-carrier-protein] reductase: MSRFANKTAVVTGGGRGIGQEIARALAAEGAKVAVVSRSESSCGKAADEINAEFPGSAKAYAVDVADHTAVQELAKKISEDFGTVNILVNNAGVTRDGLLMRMKEEDWDTVLDTNLKGAFNTVKGFMRVLMKAEDARIINIASVIGLIGNAGQANYSASKAGLIGFTKAVARELAGRQVTCNAIAPGFITTDMTDELPEAVKEAVIGKIPLATFGNTKDIAEAVAFLASPSARYITGQVLAVDGGMTM, from the coding sequence ATGTCACGCTTTGCCAACAAAACCGCCGTTGTCACCGGAGGCGGCCGGGGAATCGGTCAGGAAATCGCCCGCGCGCTCGCCGCGGAAGGCGCGAAGGTCGCGGTGGTCAGCCGCAGTGAATCGAGCTGCGGAAAAGCCGCGGACGAGATCAACGCGGAGTTTCCCGGTTCGGCGAAGGCCTACGCCGTGGACGTGGCGGACCACACCGCCGTCCAGGAACTGGCGAAGAAGATCAGCGAGGACTTCGGCACCGTGAACATTCTGGTCAACAACGCCGGTGTCACCCGTGACGGCCTGCTCATGCGGATGAAGGAAGAGGACTGGGACACCGTGCTGGACACGAACCTGAAGGGCGCCTTCAACACCGTGAAGGGCTTCATGCGCGTGCTGATGAAGGCGGAGGACGCCCGCATCATCAACATCGCCTCCGTCATCGGCCTCATCGGCAACGCGGGCCAGGCGAACTACTCCGCATCGAAGGCCGGCCTCATCGGCTTCACCAAGGCCGTCGCACGGGAACTGGCGGGCCGCCAGGTGACCTGCAACGCCATCGCCCCCGGCTTCATCACCACGGACATGACCGACGAGCTGCCGGAAGCCGTGAAGGAAGCCGTGATCGGCAAGATCCCGCTGGCGACCTTCGGCAACACGAAGGACATCGCGGAAGCGGTGGCCTTCCTCGCCAGTCCGTCCGCACGCTACATCACCGGCCAGGTGCTGGCGGTCGATGGCGGGATGACAATGTGA
- a CDS encoding thymidylate synthase: MKAYLELMRDVLVNGEHRADRTGTGTISVFGRQARYDLREGFPCVTTKKLHLRSIIHELLWFLKGETNTRYLTENGVTIWDEWADENGDLGPVYGRQWRSWPTADGRTVDQIRMLVDGLKGNPHSRRHIVSAWNVGQLNQMALPPCHLLFQFYVHEPVDGGKPGLSCQLYQRSADLFLGVPFNIASYALLTEMVAHVCGFEARDFVHTFGDVHVYQNHLEQAQLQLSREPRKLPKLWINPEITDLDAFTFDDFRLDNYDPHPAIKAPVAI, from the coding sequence ATGAAGGCGTATCTGGAACTCATGCGGGATGTCCTGGTGAACGGCGAGCACCGTGCCGACCGGACGGGGACGGGGACCATCTCGGTTTTCGGCAGGCAGGCCAGGTATGATCTCCGCGAGGGCTTCCCCTGTGTGACGACCAAGAAGCTCCACCTGCGCTCCATCATCCACGAGCTGCTGTGGTTCCTGAAAGGGGAGACGAACACCCGCTACCTCACCGAAAACGGCGTCACCATCTGGGACGAGTGGGCCGATGAGAACGGCGACCTCGGCCCGGTGTATGGCAGGCAATGGCGATCCTGGCCGACCGCCGACGGCCGCACCGTCGATCAGATCCGCATGCTGGTGGACGGCCTGAAAGGCAACCCGCACTCCCGCCGCCACATCGTCTCCGCGTGGAATGTCGGCCAGCTCAACCAGATGGCCCTGCCACCGTGCCACCTCCTTTTCCAATTTTACGTCCATGAACCGGTGGATGGCGGAAAGCCCGGCCTGTCCTGCCAGCTATACCAGCGCAGCGCGGACCTGTTCCTCGGCGTGCCGTTCAACATCGCCTCCTATGCGCTGCTGACGGAGATGGTCGCGCACGTCTGCGGCTTCGAGGCCCGTGACTTCGTCCACACCTTCGGCGACGTCCACGTCTATCAGAACCACCTGGAGCAGGCGCAGCTCCAGCTTTCCCGCGAGCCGCGGAAGCTGCCGAAGCTCTGGATCAACCCGGAGATCACGGACCTGGATGCGTTCACCTTCGACGACTTCCGCCTGGACAACTATGACCCGCATCCGGCGATCAAGGCCCCTGTCGCGATCTGA
- a CDS encoding dihydrofolate reductase, with product MSVQLTAVVAMTADRVIGKDGTLPWHLPEDLKFFKRTTSGHPIVMGRKTYESIGRPLPKRRNIVLTRDRGWSAEGVEVIHAPEELQDLPGLDGRVFVIGGAEIYRAFTPLLDDWLVSHVAESYDGDTRLAPFEAEFPAWETVETFPEFEVRRWSRVTGPAGAATTGDSSPASP from the coding sequence ATGAGCGTGCAACTGACAGCGGTGGTGGCGATGACGGCGGATCGGGTCATCGGAAAGGATGGCACCCTGCCGTGGCACCTGCCGGAGGACCTGAAATTTTTCAAACGCACCACATCAGGCCACCCCATCGTCATGGGGCGGAAAACCTACGAATCCATCGGCAGACCGCTGCCGAAGCGGCGGAACATCGTCCTCACCCGGGACCGCGGATGGTCCGCGGAGGGGGTGGAGGTGATCCATGCCCCAGAGGAACTACAGGATCTGCCCGGGCTGGACGGGCGTGTGTTCGTCATCGGCGGGGCGGAGATCTACCGTGCGTTCACCCCGTTGCTGGACGACTGGCTGGTGAGCCATGTGGCGGAGAGCTACGACGGGGACACGCGGCTCGCGCCATTCGAGGCGGAGTTTCCCGCTTGGGAAACCGTGGAGACTTTCCCGGAGTTCGAGGTGCGGCGCTGGAGCCGCGTCACTGGTCCCGCCGGGGCAGCGACCACGGGGGATTCTTCTCCAGCATCTCCTTGA
- a CDS encoding RDD family protein, which yields MEIWLIKDGEKSGPFHDYEIRRRIGTGDLEASSPAWHEGLPAWTTLSEISLFRDEFIKKPEPVEPTPQPGPPPLPPIPPVVLGKPRILRRFWARWFDIYLYVGIWWFLMWLTGRNIEALFTNPMVAMTRLVPWFVIETLLIHRFGRTPGKWLLGLKVTNLDGSHLTLGQSTRRALRVYFIGIGFAIPYVLLFCMALSAFTTKRIGAPVWDHVGKHRVDPKPFVAWKVVTLVCAFFGALQLQFGVISPVVMKLMAKDLNTEQGKPLKEMLEKNPPWSLPRRDQ from the coding sequence ATGGAAATCTGGCTCATCAAGGACGGCGAAAAGTCCGGCCCGTTCCACGACTACGAGATCCGCCGCAGGATCGGCACCGGGGACCTGGAGGCATCCAGCCCGGCATGGCATGAGGGCCTCCCCGCCTGGACCACGCTCTCCGAGATCTCCCTGTTCCGGGATGAGTTCATCAAAAAGCCGGAACCGGTGGAACCAACGCCGCAGCCGGGGCCTCCACCCCTGCCTCCAATCCCGCCGGTCGTCCTTGGGAAACCGCGCATCCTGCGCCGCTTCTGGGCGCGCTGGTTCGACATCTATCTCTATGTCGGCATCTGGTGGTTCCTGATGTGGCTCACCGGCCGCAACATCGAGGCCCTGTTCACCAATCCCATGGTGGCGATGACCCGTCTCGTACCCTGGTTCGTGATCGAGACCCTGCTGATCCACCGCTTTGGCAGGACCCCGGGCAAGTGGCTGCTCGGACTGAAGGTAACCAACCTGGATGGCTCCCACCTCACACTGGGTCAGTCCACCCGCCGCGCGCTCCGGGTGTATTTCATCGGCATCGGCTTCGCCATCCCCTATGTGTTGCTGTTCTGCATGGCGCTGAGCGCATTCACCACGAAACGCATCGGCGCTCCGGTATGGGATCACGTCGGCAAACACCGGGTGGACCCGAAACCGTTCGTGGCATGGAAGGTCGTGACGCTGGTGTGCGCCTTCTTCGGTGCGCTGCAACTCCAGTTCGGCGTGATCAGTCCGGTGGTCATGAAACTGATGGCCAAGGACCTGAACACGGAGCAAGGAAAGCCGCTCAAGGAGATGCTGGAGAAGAATCCCCCGTGGTCGCTGCCCCGGCGGGACCAGTGA
- a CDS encoding FtsX-like permease family protein, which translates to MLSSFTLISLVGVMLGVLVLVVVMAVYSGLERDVKNRLLGFSPHVLLSHPALGVADTPLADWNKVAEKAKSLPFVESAEGYVADYVLLDIGSSQRPVYFHGVDTTKPGQIEGLKNMLDTVDFPESSADMGLDDRVIVSSTLINGFRSSGMDVGIGSKIKLYSARNFDQVMHAYKATDKPPLREEHPEEWKVIKDAFTTGWKADGDKFSLPFEEFQNLYGMLDGLRMSEIREQESALVQDIMVAMETADGGEQAGKYTVTAETRDAIAAKVTALDTSDAEKMNNEAFKNLKTIVMPKEAEIIGVYKSSQMANTPDVFAPLHLAQALAGLDNNVQGISLRLTDANLSDDVAREAIRNMGEGWRAGTWGEQYEGFFLLINQQRGMMYFVLSLIAVISAFSMMAVMFTVTIQKRREIGVMKALGATPSQIIRVFLYQGMILGVLGAILGVGFGRLIIRFRAEIQSALRSVGFDPFSSNFTGFDMLPAHNNPVEQAMFALMGFVLCSLAALVPAFFAARSDAAKSLRNL; encoded by the coding sequence ATGCTTTCCTCCTTCACGCTGATCTCGCTTGTCGGCGTGATGCTCGGCGTGCTGGTCCTCGTCGTGGTCATGGCCGTCTATTCCGGCCTGGAGCGCGATGTGAAGAACCGCCTGCTCGGCTTTTCCCCCCATGTCCTGCTGAGTCATCCCGCGCTCGGTGTGGCTGACACCCCACTGGCGGACTGGAACAAGGTCGCGGAAAAGGCCAAGTCCCTTCCCTTTGTCGAATCCGCCGAAGGTTACGTGGCGGACTACGTGCTGCTGGACATCGGCTCGTCCCAACGGCCGGTCTATTTCCACGGGGTGGATACCACCAAGCCCGGACAGATCGAAGGCCTCAAGAACATGCTGGATACCGTGGACTTCCCGGAGTCCTCAGCGGACATGGGCCTGGATGACCGGGTGATCGTTTCCTCCACCCTCATCAACGGCTTCCGCAGCAGTGGCATGGATGTGGGCATCGGCAGCAAGATCAAGCTCTACTCCGCCCGCAACTTCGACCAGGTGATGCACGCCTACAAGGCGACCGACAAGCCGCCGCTGCGCGAGGAACACCCGGAGGAGTGGAAGGTGATCAAAGACGCCTTCACCACCGGTTGGAAGGCCGATGGCGACAAATTCTCCCTTCCCTTCGAGGAATTCCAGAATCTCTACGGCATGCTGGACGGCCTCCGCATGTCAGAGATCCGCGAGCAGGAATCCGCCCTGGTGCAGGACATCATGGTGGCCATGGAAACGGCCGATGGCGGCGAGCAGGCGGGAAAATACACCGTCACGGCCGAAACCAGGGACGCCATCGCCGCGAAGGTCACCGCGCTCGACACCAGCGATGCGGAAAAAATGAACAACGAGGCCTTCAAGAACCTGAAGACCATCGTCATGCCGAAGGAGGCGGAGATCATCGGCGTCTACAAATCCTCGCAGATGGCCAACACGCCGGACGTGTTCGCCCCGCTGCACCTCGCACAGGCGCTGGCCGGACTGGACAACAACGTCCAGGGGATCTCCCTGCGCCTCACGGACGCGAACCTTTCCGACGACGTCGCGCGCGAAGCCATCCGGAACATGGGTGAAGGCTGGCGCGCGGGCACCTGGGGCGAGCAATACGAAGGCTTCTTCCTCCTCATCAACCAGCAGCGCGGGATGATGTATTTCGTGCTGAGCCTGATCGCCGTGATCTCCGCGTTCTCGATGATGGCGGTCATGTTCACCGTGACCATCCAGAAGCGGCGCGAGATCGGCGTGATGAAGGCCCTTGGCGCCACCCCGTCACAAATCATCCGGGTGTTCCTTTACCAAGGCATGATCCTGGGTGTGCTCGGGGCGATCCTCGGCGTCGGCTTCGGACGCCTGATCATCCGCTTCCGGGCGGAGATCCAGTCCGCGCTGCGCAGCGTGGGTTTCGATCCCTTCTCATCCAACTTCACCGGCTTTGACATGCTGCCCGCGCACAACAACCCGGTGGAGCAGGCGATGTTCGCGCTGATGGGCTTCGTCCTCTGCTCGCTCGCCGCGCTGGTGCCCGCGTTCTTCGCCGCCCGCAGCGATGCGGCCAAATCCCTGCGCAACCTCTGA
- a CDS encoding ParB/RepB/Spo0J family partition protein, which produces MAKQALGKGLGALIKKQAGAQAAENPAASPDDAKRVRDVPLDQIVPSPLQPRTVFVESPLDDLVESIRQHGIIQPLIVRVVDGKYELIAGERRWRASKKLGLATAPIIEREASDRDVLEMALIENLQREGLNPMEEATGYVRLAKEFSLKQEEIAARVGKSRASVANAMRLLDLHKDVQSLVAQARLSVGHAKAILAIKDQDSQLLASDQILKRQLTVRAAEKLAQSFLAGESAPSGDPKKPAAPTPRETDIHIRAISNRLREAFATHVAIHHTPKKGRIEIEYYGDDDLQRILDLLGLPEGE; this is translated from the coding sequence ATGGCGAAACAGGCACTCGGAAAAGGACTCGGCGCTCTCATCAAGAAGCAGGCCGGCGCCCAAGCGGCGGAGAACCCCGCCGCGTCCCCGGATGATGCGAAGAGGGTGCGTGACGTGCCGCTCGACCAGATCGTCCCCAGTCCGCTCCAGCCGCGCACCGTGTTCGTGGAATCCCCGCTGGATGACCTGGTGGAGTCCATCCGCCAGCACGGCATCATCCAACCGCTCATCGTCCGCGTGGTGGACGGGAAATACGAACTCATCGCCGGTGAACGCCGCTGGCGCGCGTCGAAGAAGCTGGGCCTGGCCACCGCACCGATCATCGAGCGGGAGGCGTCCGACCGCGATGTGCTGGAGATGGCCCTCATCGAGAACCTCCAGCGCGAGGGACTCAACCCGATGGAAGAGGCCACCGGCTACGTCCGCCTGGCCAAGGAATTTTCCCTGAAGCAGGAAGAAATCGCCGCCCGCGTGGGCAAGTCCCGCGCCAGTGTGGCGAACGCGATGCGCCTGCTGGACCTGCACAAGGATGTGCAGTCCCTCGTCGCCCAGGCCCGCCTTTCCGTCGGCCACGCGAAGGCCATCCTCGCCATCAAGGACCAGGACAGCCAGCTCCTGGCGTCCGACCAGATCCTGAAGCGCCAGCTCACCGTCCGCGCGGCGGAAAAGCTCGCCCAGTCCTTCCTTGCCGGTGAATCCGCCCCCTCCGGCGACCCGAAGAAACCCGCGGCCCCCACGCCGCGCGAAACGGACATCCACATCCGTGCGATCTCCAACCGGCTGCGTGAGGCGTTCGCCACCCACGTGGCGATCCACCACACGCCGAAGAAAGGCCGCATCGAGATCGAGTATTACGGAGACGACGACCTCCAGCGGATCCTGGACCTGCTGGGACTGCCGGAGGGCGAGTAG
- a CDS encoding SET domain-containing protein-lysine N-methyltransferase — MAKKKTNSVKENNDSHKKLLELWNRGQSKLCEVRDSDIHGRGVYASTFIEKETRIIEYIGELIGKDESEKRALKQHEKSVESGDAAVYIFTLSKNYDIDGNVPWNTARLINHSCNPNCEAWIVGRKIFIYSLRDIQKGEELSFDYGFDIECYEDHLCRCGSAECIGYIVAQAQWPDLRKRLEEKAGRA, encoded by the coding sequence ATGGCCAAGAAGAAAACCAACTCCGTGAAGGAGAACAACGACTCCCACAAAAAGCTCCTCGAACTATGGAACCGGGGACAGAGCAAGCTCTGTGAGGTGCGGGATTCCGACATCCATGGCCGGGGCGTCTACGCCTCCACCTTCATCGAGAAGGAGACCCGCATCATCGAATACATCGGTGAACTTATCGGGAAGGATGAGAGCGAGAAGCGCGCCCTGAAACAGCATGAGAAGTCCGTCGAGTCCGGCGACGCCGCGGTCTATATCTTCACCTTGTCGAAGAACTACGACATCGACGGCAACGTCCCCTGGAACACGGCGCGCCTCATCAACCATTCCTGCAATCCCAACTGCGAGGCATGGATCGTCGGGCGGAAGATTTTCATCTACTCCCTCCGGGACATCCAGAAAGGGGAGGAACTCAGCTTCGACTACGGCTTCGACATCGAGTGCTACGAGGACCACCTCTGCCGCTGTGGCTCCGCGGAGTGCATCGGCTACATCGTCGCCCAGGCGCAGTGGCCGGACCTGCGGAAGCGGCTGGAGGAAAAGGCGGGCAGGGCGTAG
- a CDS encoding GNAT family protein encodes MGILTTLPQQIETERLIIRTARPGDGAVFNAAIHASMERLAPWLVWVTPPPTVEESEESCRLAHGRFLRNEDLMALVFRKECGSLVGGSGLHDADWKAGKFEIGYWGHAAFSGCGYITEAVRALADHALEKLGANRVFLTTDDRNTASWKVAERAGFQLEGMLRNERLNPAGHLRDTRVYARVA; translated from the coding sequence ATGGGCATTCTTACAACACTTCCGCAACAGATCGAAACGGAGCGCCTCATCATCCGGACGGCACGACCGGGGGATGGAGCGGTTTTCAATGCCGCCATCCATGCCTCCATGGAACGCCTTGCTCCTTGGCTGGTGTGGGTGACTCCGCCGCCGACCGTTGAGGAATCCGAGGAAAGCTGCCGCTTGGCCCACGGGAGGTTCCTCCGCAACGAAGACCTGATGGCCCTCGTTTTCCGGAAAGAGTGCGGTTCGCTCGTCGGTGGCAGCGGGTTGCATGACGCGGACTGGAAAGCGGGGAAATTCGAGATCGGCTACTGGGGGCACGCTGCGTTCAGTGGCTGCGGCTACATCACGGAAGCCGTGCGTGCTCTGGCGGACCATGCTCTGGAGAAGCTGGGCGCGAACCGGGTGTTCCTCACCACGGATGACCGGAACACGGCAAGCTGGAAGGTCGCGGAGCGCGCGGGATTCCAGCTTGAAGGAATGCTGCGCAATGAGCGGCTCAATCCCGCCGGACACCTGCGGGACACGAGGGTGTATGCGCGGGTGGCCTAG
- a CDS encoding DUF6268 family outer membrane beta-barrel protein translates to MPRKTAIALLSAAMACTAAAGPTSSTVITESRSDSPAGPLFPGLDFVKASFSHAGGMDLDDTPGELETFTLDARSVLSGPIEVTNDLTLLPMIQYKATRLNWKDTPAGFPIEDEDVHSIALSSYVLYNQEGSPWIFAGWARAELATDFQHINDDDVTFDVIAGAAYKFSDRLTFGLGVAAINLNNDEDYMIGPVLDWKISDTFRVGVLGPDVTASYTPDENWEFSLRGYAAGDEWNIRDAAGNSTTLDLDSYRVGLFADRRLGGDLWLRVGGGVTVMNEIEIKSPSGNRAYNDDMDEGWFGEIALRLNVW, encoded by the coding sequence ATGCCTCGTAAAACCGCAATCGCCCTGTTGTCCGCCGCGATGGCCTGTACGGCCGCCGCAGGACCCACCTCCTCCACCGTCATCACGGAGTCCCGCTCCGACAGCCCGGCCGGGCCGTTGTTCCCGGGCCTTGATTTCGTCAAAGCTTCCTTCAGCCATGCCGGTGGCATGGATCTGGATGACACCCCCGGTGAACTGGAGACCTTCACGCTCGACGCGCGCAGCGTGCTCTCCGGCCCCATCGAGGTGACCAATGACCTGACCCTGCTGCCGATGATCCAGTACAAGGCGACGCGCCTGAACTGGAAGGACACCCCCGCCGGATTCCCGATCGAGGATGAGGACGTCCACTCCATCGCGCTCAGTTCCTATGTGCTCTACAACCAGGAAGGATCCCCATGGATCTTCGCCGGGTGGGCGCGTGCGGAGCTGGCAACGGATTTCCAACATATCAACGACGATGACGTGACTTTCGATGTGATCGCCGGTGCCGCCTACAAGTTCAGCGACCGCCTCACCTTCGGCCTCGGCGTCGCGGCCATCAACCTCAACAACGATGAGGATTACATGATCGGGCCGGTGCTCGACTGGAAAATCAGCGACACCTTCCGCGTCGGGGTTCTGGGACCGGATGTCACCGCCAGCTACACCCCCGATGAAAACTGGGAGTTCAGCCTGCGGGGCTACGCCGCAGGGGATGAATGGAACATCCGGGATGCCGCAGGAAATTCCACCACGCTGGATCTGGACTCCTATCGCGTGGGCCTGTTCGCGGACCGCCGCCTCGGTGGCGACCTCTGGCTCCGCGTCGGTGGCGGTGTCACCGTGATGAACGAAATCGAGATCAAGAGCCCCAGCGGCAACCGCGCCTACAACGACGACATGGATGAAGGATGGTTCGGCGAAATCGCCCTGCGTCTGAACGTGTGGTGA
- a CDS encoding MGMT family protein, whose product MLVYEIVRKVPRGAVTTYGRVTERLGRGTARSVGTALSKNPFAPEVPCHRVVRADGSLGGFDGHTSGPRLQDKRRMLEEEGVTFLPDGRVSPACIRDAG is encoded by the coding sequence ATGTTGGTTTATGAAATCGTGCGGAAAGTCCCGCGCGGCGCCGTGACCACCTATGGGCGCGTCACGGAACGGTTGGGACGGGGGACGGCCAGATCCGTAGGCACCGCCCTGTCAAAGAATCCGTTCGCGCCGGAGGTGCCCTGCCACCGGGTGGTGAGGGCGGATGGCAGTCTGGGAGGTTTCGATGGCCATACCTCCGGCCCGCGCCTGCAGGACAAGAGGCGGATGCTGGAGGAGGAAGGCGTCACGTTCCTGCCGGACGGGCGCGTCTCCCCCGCTTGCATCCGGGATGCCGGTTAG